A genomic region of Serratia fonticola contains the following coding sequences:
- the allR gene encoding HTH-type transcriptional repressor AllR — protein sequence MNEVRRKGRPTTEAGATKGAQALDRGLEILQFLANAGGSSSVSVLSEKLELPLSTTFRLLKVLEKSEFVFQDPQLGWWHIGIQSFTVGAAYMNDRDVVSVAGPYMRRLMLLSGETANLAIRNNFDAVLIRQCECQAMVRMCAPLGSRLPLHASGAGKALLYPLAEEEMLDLCVRSGLHAFTPKTLTSVNLLRKDLAQSQAQGYTVDAEEHALGLNCLASAIFDRNNNVIAAISISGPSSRVSSDRFKELGELVRDVANDISTALGESRSKK from the coding sequence ATGAACGAAGTACGCAGAAAGGGAAGACCAACGACAGAAGCAGGGGCGACGAAAGGCGCGCAGGCGTTGGATCGTGGGTTGGAGATCCTGCAATTTCTGGCCAATGCCGGAGGAAGCTCGTCCGTTTCCGTGCTATCCGAGAAGTTGGAGTTACCGCTATCAACGACTTTCAGATTATTGAAAGTATTAGAGAAATCGGAATTCGTTTTTCAGGATCCCCAGCTTGGCTGGTGGCATATCGGCATCCAGTCGTTTACCGTCGGTGCGGCCTATATGAATGACCGGGACGTGGTTTCGGTGGCGGGGCCTTACATGCGGCGGCTGATGTTGCTATCCGGCGAAACTGCCAATCTGGCCATCAGGAATAACTTTGACGCCGTACTGATCCGTCAATGTGAGTGCCAGGCCATGGTGCGCATGTGTGCGCCACTTGGCAGCCGCTTACCGCTGCACGCATCCGGGGCAGGGAAAGCGCTGCTGTATCCGCTGGCGGAAGAGGAGATGCTGGATTTGTGCGTACGTTCGGGGCTGCACGCGTTTACCCCGAAGACCCTGACCAGCGTAAATCTATTACGTAAGGATTTAGCGCAATCGCAGGCGCAGGGCTATACCGTTGATGCTGAAGAGCATGCCCTTGGCCTGAATTGCCTGGCTTCGGCGATTTTTGACCGTAACAACAACGTCATTGCGGCCATCTCCATTTCAGGACCCAGTTCGCGCGTTAGCAGCGATCGTTTCAAGGAGCTGGGGGAGTTGGTGCGCGACGTAGCCAACGACATCAGTACCGCGCTAGGTGAGTCGCGCAGCAAGAAATAG
- a CDS encoding ureidoglycolate lyase, with product MDLIAVELTPEAFAPYGNVLQIEGAPFFHINGGKTERYHDLAKVEVADDHRVLVSINRSEPCDLPLEFSVLEKHPLSSQAFMPMKGERFVVIVAEAGEGDEIPLHTLRAFITNGKQGVNYHRNVWHHPLFAYGAITDFFTVDRGGADNCIVKTLPETYRVVLG from the coding sequence ATGGACCTGATTGCCGTTGAGTTAACGCCTGAAGCCTTTGCACCCTATGGGAATGTATTGCAGATCGAGGGGGCACCCTTTTTCCATATTAATGGTGGAAAAACAGAGCGATATCACGATCTTGCCAAAGTAGAAGTGGCCGACGATCATCGGGTGCTGGTCAGCATCAACCGATCTGAGCCTTGCGATCTTCCGTTGGAATTCTCAGTGTTGGAGAAACATCCTTTGTCTTCACAGGCTTTTATGCCTATGAAGGGGGAACGCTTCGTGGTGATTGTTGCTGAAGCCGGGGAAGGGGACGAAATTCCGTTACATACTTTGCGCGCCTTTATCACCAACGGTAAGCAAGGGGTGAATTATCACCGCAATGTTTGGCACCACCCGCTGTTTGCCTACGGTGCGATCACCGACTTTTTCACGGTCGATCGTGGCGGTGCCGACAACTGTATTGTCAAAACATTGCCAGAGACTTACCGGGTTGTGCTTGGATAG